A section of the Arcobacter roscoffensis genome encodes:
- a CDS encoding DUF2779 domain-containing protein: MNLSKSLYTKGIQCPKALWLKKYKPSVLTPPDESAQAIFETGNIVGNLACKLFPDGKEVHFSKDFSLMLDTTQEYLDEKLPYIYEATFEYQGILVMVDVLEVEDDGVSIYEVKSSTSLKDIYLHDVSIQYYVLTNLGFNIKSSNVVYINNEYIRGDKLELDKLFVIDEVSSQVEELQSNIPKNLEEFRVYLSDKQNEPNIDIGSHCKKPYACDAKDYCWKVQRQIPDYSIFNIFKLGSKKQVELYSQGIVNIEDIPENFELTANQKKAVENYKNNTTYIDSENIKAFCDDLTYPIYHLDFETFQQAVPQYKGLKPFEQIPFQYSLHIEYKDGTLGHKEFLAQDGIDPREKIVKRLIEDIPSDVTVLAYNMSFEKGVISRLANTYSEYSEHLLSINENMKDLMIPFHKKWYITPSMQGSYSIKYVLPSLVPEFEKAYKELDGVQNGSEAMNAFANLGKPDDKEKEKMRTSLLEYCKLDTLAMVEILRKLKD; encoded by the coding sequence ATGAACCTCTCCAAATCCCTCTACACAAAAGGCATCCAGTGCCCTAAAGCACTTTGGCTTAAAAAGTATAAGCCAAGTGTGCTAACCCCACCTGATGAATCAGCCCAAGCTATATTTGAAACTGGAAATATAGTAGGGAACTTAGCTTGTAAACTTTTCCCTGATGGTAAAGAAGTGCACTTCTCAAAAGATTTCTCTTTAATGTTAGATACTACTCAAGAGTATTTAGATGAAAAACTACCCTATATCTATGAAGCCACTTTTGAATATCAAGGCATCTTAGTGATGGTAGATGTTTTAGAAGTAGAAGATGATGGAGTAAGTATCTATGAAGTTAAAAGTTCAACTTCTTTAAAAGATATATATTTACATGATGTCTCTATACAGTATTATGTACTTACAAATCTAGGCTTCAATATCAAAAGTTCAAATGTAGTTTATATAAACAATGAGTATATAAGAGGTGATAAACTAGAACTTGATAAACTTTTTGTGATTGATGAAGTAAGTTCACAAGTAGAAGAATTACAATCAAATATCCCAAAAAATTTAGAAGAGTTTAGGGTGTATTTATCTGATAAACAAAATGAACCAAATATTGATATAGGAAGTCATTGTAAAAAGCCTTATGCATGTGATGCTAAAGACTACTGTTGGAAAGTTCAAAGACAAATTCCAGATTATTCTATATTTAATATTTTCAAACTTGGAAGTAAAAAGCAAGTAGAGCTATATTCTCAAGGAATAGTAAATATAGAAGATATTCCAGAAAACTTTGAGTTAACAGCGAATCAAAAAAAAGCAGTAGAAAACTATAAAAACAATACAACCTATATTGATAGTGAGAATATCAAAGCCTTTTGCGATGATTTGACATATCCTATTTATCATCTTGATTTTGAGACATTCCAACAAGCAGTACCACAATACAAAGGTCTTAAACCTTTTGAGCAAATACCTTTTCAATATTCACTTCATATAGAGTATAAAGATGGAACTTTAGGACACAAAGAATTTTTAGCACAAGATGGTATTGACCCAAGAGAGAAAATAGTAAAAAGATTAATTGAAGATATACCAAGTGATGTGACAGTTTTAGCTTATAACATGAGTTTTGAAAAAGGTGTTATATCAAGACTTGCAAATACTTACTCAGAATATAGCGAACACCTACTAAGTATAAATGAAAACATGAAAGACTTGATGATCCCTTTCCACAAGAAATGGTATATAACACCTTCTATGCAAGGAAGTTATTCTATCAAGTATGTATTACCATCATTGGTTCCAGAGTTTGAAAAAGCATATAAAGAATTAGATGGTGTACAAAATGGAAGCGAAGCTATGAATGCTTTTGCAAATCTTGGGAAGCCTGATGATAAAGAGAAAGAAAAAATGAGAACTTCTCTTTTAGAGTATTGTAAACTTGATACTTTGGCTATGGTGGAGATTTTGAGAAAATTAAAGGATTAA